A window of the Triplophysa rosa linkage group LG23, Trosa_1v2, whole genome shotgun sequence genome harbors these coding sequences:
- the pan3 gene encoding PAN2-PAN3 deadenylation complex subunit PAN3 — protein sequence MNSGLPASAAPLGGVGIPGVKVKFCRYYAKDKTCFYGDECQFLHDDPSMASLSLHGGGAATGGGGSPVSLSLAGGAVTAAGYALGGGVGSGAPANVPKKGDSLGPAGAAMEGQLLSIPGMEGGALNDAGLTNSYFSSTFIGVNGFGGPPESKYSMMQRMTSSSSSPSLLNDGAKSFSHSPHDPVNSPTSSLFSDFGALNISQRRKAPNPTASEFVPKGPPRMASMSQTVPAFASPIFSHPGLSSSTAAALAPGMSLSAGSSPLHSPKITPHTSPAPRRRSHTPNPNPNPANYMVPTTASDQGAGAHIIQKETVGGTTYFYTDNTPAPLAGMVFPTYHMYPQTAPHVAYMQPKANAPSFFMADELRQELINRHLITMAQIDQSENPGVPSELDSYHSLFPLEPPPPNRLQKTSNFSYITSCYKAVNSKDDLPYCLRRIHGFRLVNTKCMMLVDMWKKIQHSNTVTLREVFTTKVFGDHSLVFSYDFHAGAETMFSRHFSDPAADSYFTKRKWGQHELPPPRQHAGLLPESLIWAYIVQLSSALRTIHTAGLACRVMDPSKILITGKTRLRVNCVGMFDVLTFDNSQTNHLALMPQYQQADLISLGKVVLALACNSLAGIQRENLQKAMELVSINYSSDLKNLILYLLSEQSRLRSVNDIMPMIGARFYTQLDASQMRNDVIEEDLAKEVQNGRLFRLLAKLGTINERPEFQKDPTWSETGDRYLLKLFRDHMFHQVTETGTPWIDLSHIVSCLNKLDAGVPEKISLVSRDEKSVLVVTYSDLKRCFESTFQELLGATNGPL from the exons ATGAATAGTGGACTCCCAGCTTCAGCTGCTCCGCTCGGGGGTGTCGGGATACCCGGTGTGAAGGTGAAATTCTGTCGTTACTACGCGAAAGACAAGACTTGTTTTTATGGAGATGAATGCCAATTTCTACACGACGACCCTTCCATGGCGAGCCTTTCTTTGCACGGCGGTGGTGCTGCCACTGGAGGAGGAGGAAGCCCAGTGTCTTTATCTCTGGCAGGGGGAGCAGTGACGGCGGCAGGTTACGCGCTCGGAGGCGGCGTGGGGAGCGGAGCTCCTGCGAACGTTCCCAAAAAGGGTGATTCTCTCGGTCCTGCGGGAGCTGCAATGGAAGGACAACTATTATCCA TCCCTGGAATGGAGGGAGGTGCCCTGAATGATGCTGGTCTGACCAACTCCTACTTCAGCAGCACATTTATTGGGGTCAACGGGTTTGGAGGTCCACCAGAGTCCAAGTATTCAATGATGCAG AGGATGACCAGCAGTAGCAGTTCTCCAAGTCTGCTGAATGATGGTGCCAAGAGCTTTAGCCACAGCCCTCACG ATCCAGTAAATTCCCCGACGTCATCTCTCTTCAGTGATTTTGGTGCTTTAAACATATCGCAAAGGAGAAAG GCACCTAACCCTACAGCCAGTGAATTTGTCCCTAAAGGGCCCCCACGTATGGCCTCTATGTCTCAAACTGTACCAGCGTTCGCATCCCCCATCTTCTCTCATCCTGGCCTAAGCAGCTCCACTGCGGCTGCCCTCGCACCTG GTATGTCCCTTTCTGCCGGATCTTCTCCTCTCCACTCTCCTAAAATCACCCCTCACACTTCTCCGGCCCCGCGGCGACGCAGCCACACACCCAACCCGAACCCAAACCCTGCCAATTACATGGTGCCCACCACTGCGTCTGACCAGGGGGCCGGAGCTCACATTATTCAGAAGGAGACCGTGGGAGGGACCACCTACTTCTATACCGATAACACCCCAGCTCCATTAGCCGGAATG GTGTTTCCAACGTATCACATGTACCCGCAAACAGCGCCTCATGTGGCGTACATGCAGCCAAAGGCCAACGCACCATCATTTTTTATGGCTGACGAGCTCAGACAG GAGCTGATTAACAGACATTTGATAACAATGGCACAGATTGATCAGTCTGAGAACCCTG GAGTGCCATCTGAGTTAGACAGTTACCACAGCCTCTTTCCCCTGGAACCCCCACCACCCAACCGTCTTCAGAAAACCAGCAATTTCAGttacatcacttcctgttaCAAGGCAGTCAATAGTAAAGATGACCTGCCTTACTGCCTCAGGAGGATACATG GCTTTAGGCTGGTGAACACCAAGTGTATGATGCTGGTAGACATGTGGAAGAAAATCCAGCACTCCAATACTGTGACCCTCAGAGAGGTCTTCACCACTAAAGTGTTTGGAGACCACT CGCTCGTATTCTCCTATGACTTCCATGCGGGTGCGGAGACCATGTTTAGCAGGCATTTCAGTGATCCTGCGGCGGATTCGTATTTCACCAAGAGAAAGTGGG GGCAGCATGAGCTCCCTCCTCCCCGGCAACACGCGGGTCTGTTACCGGAGTCGCTCATCTGGGCTTACATTGTCCAGCTGAGCTCAGCTCTGCGTACCATTCACACGGCCGGCCTGGCCTGCAGGGTCATGGACCCCAGTAAAATCCTCATCACTGGAAAGACACG GTTGCGAGTCAACTGTGTAGGAATGTTCGATGTCTTAACATTTGACAATAGTCAGACCAACCACCTGGCGCTTATGCCCCAGTACCAG CAAGCAGATCTGATCTCTCTGGGGAAGGTGGTGTTGGCGCTCGCGTGTAACTCTCTAGCTGGCATTCAGAGGGAGAATTTGCAGAAAGCCATGGAGCTGGTGTCCATCAACTATTCATCTGACCTCAAGAACCTCATTCT GTACCTTCTCTCAGAACAGAGCCGTCTGCGCAGCGTCAATGACATAATGCCCATGATCGGAGCACGATTTTACACTCAGCTAGACGCCTCGCAAATGAGGAACGATGTCATTGAAGAAGACCTGGCCAAG GAGGTACAAAATGGGCGATTGTTCCGCCTACTGGCCAAACTGGGGACCATCAACGAGAGACCAGA GTTCCAGAAGGATCCAACATGGTCTGAGACTGGTGACCGTTATCTGCTAAAGCTCTTCAGAGATCATATGTTTCACCAGGTAACCGAGACGGGCACGCCCTGGATCGACCTCAGTCACATCGTGTCCTGTCTCAACAAG ctGGACGCTGGAGTACCAGAGAAGATCAGCCTCGTGTCACGTGATGAGAAGAGCGTCCTCGTGGTGACCTACTCGGACCTGAAGCGATGCTTTGAAAGCACCTTTCAGGAACTGCTGGGTGCCACTAACGGTCCACTCTAG